One region of Populus trichocarpa isolate Nisqually-1 chromosome 4, P.trichocarpa_v4.1, whole genome shotgun sequence genomic DNA includes:
- the LOC7461242 gene encoding cysteine protease RD19A: MSLNLSLLVILSLLFISAVHAETLNGDDPLIREVVDGQDASSSNLLSAEQHHFSLFKSKFKKSYGSQEEHDYRFSVFKANLRRAARHQELDPTASHGVTQFSDLTPAEFRKQVLGLRRLRLPKDANEAPILPTSDLPEDFDWRDKGAVGPIKNQGSCGSCWSFSATGALEGAHFLATGELVSLSEQQLVDCDHECDPEEPGSCDSGCNGGLMNSAFEYTLKAGGLMREEDYPYTGTDRDACKFDKNKVAARVANFSVVSLDEDQIAANLVKNGPLAVAINAVFMQTYIGGVSCPYICSRRLDHGVLLVGYGSAGYSPVRMKEKPFWIIKNSWGEKWGENGFYKICRGRNVCGVDSMVSTVAAVQTSSQ; encoded by the exons ATGtctctcaatctctctctccttgTCATCCTCTCTCTCCTGTTTATCTCCGCAGTTCATGCGGAGACACTCAACGGTGATGATCCCTTGATCAGGGAAGTAGTGGACGGTCAGGATGCGTCATCATCAAACCTGTTAAGCGCAGAGCAGCATCACTTCTCGCTGTTCAAGAGTAAATTCAAGAAATCCTACGGCTCACAGGAAGAGCATGATTACCGGTTCTCGGTATTCAAGGCTAATCTGAGACGCGCGGCGCGTCATCAGGAATTGGACCCAACGGCGAGTCATGGAGTGACTCAGTTCTCCGATTTGACTCCGGCGGAGTTTAGAAAGCAGGTTTTAGGGTTGCGCAGGTTGAGGTTGCCTAAGGATGCGAATGAAGCTCCGATTCTACCTACTAGTGATTTGCCTGAGGATTTTGATTGGAGAGATAAAGGAGCTGTTGGTCCTATTAAAAatcag GGTTCATGTGGGTCATGCTGGAGTTTTAGTGCCACAGGAGCTTTGGAAGGTGCCCACTTTCTTGCAACTGGAGAGCTTGTTAGCCTCAGTGAACAGCAGCTTGTGGATTGCGATCATGAG TGTGATCCTGAAGAACCAGGTTCATGTGACTCTGGATGCAATGGTGGGTTGATGAATAGCGCCTTTGAGTACACTCTCAAAGCTGGTGGTCTTATGCGCGAGGAAGACTATCCTTACACTGGTACTGATCGTGATGCTTGCAAATTTGACAAGAACAAGGTTGCAGCAAGAGTGGCCAACTTTAGTGTTGTTTCCCTTGATGAGGATCAAATTGCCGCAAATCTTGTGAAAAACGGACCTCTTGCAG TGGCCATCAATGCTGTGTTCATGCAAACATACATTGGAGGAGTGTCGTGCCCGTATATCTGCTCAAGGAGGCTGGATCATGGAGTGTTGCTGGTGGGATATGGTTCAGCTGGCTATTCTCCTGTCAGGATGAAGGAAAAGCCATTCTGGATCATCAAGAACTCCTGGGGAGAAAAGTGGGGAGAGAATGGATTCTACAAGATCTGCAGGGGTCGCAATGTTTGCGGAGTAGACTCCATGGTCTCAACTGTTGCTGCCGTGCAGACCAGCTCCCAGTAG